In Silene latifolia isolate original U9 population chromosome X, ASM4854445v1, whole genome shotgun sequence, the following proteins share a genomic window:
- the LOC141617695 gene encoding uncharacterized protein LOC141617695: MKLADTLWAYRTEFKTLIGASTYRLVYGKSCHLLEELKHKAWWAICELNFDYKLCGEKRLLQLDELEEFRLNAYDSARIYKEKTKRWHDKSTIPCKFQVGEKVLLFNTQLRLFSGKLKSRWSSPYTVTFVSKFGSVELENSAGARFKVNGHQVKHYYGTNDFVGVVELLYFDPISKPGN, from the coding sequence ATGAAATTGGCCGATACTTTATGGGCATATAGGACTGAATTTAAGACACTTATTGGTGCATCGACGTATCGTTTAGTCTATGGTAAGTCTTGTCATTTGCTTGAGGAGTTAAAGCATAAAGCATGGTGGGCAATTTGTGAACTTAATTTTGATTATAAACTGTGTGGTGAGAAACGTTTGTTGCAGTTagatgagctagaggaatttaggctgaaTGCCTATGACAGTGCCCGTATCTATAAGGAGAAGAccaagagatggcatgacaagagtaCCATACCGTGCAAGTTTCAAGTTGGGGAGAAGGTGCTACTGTTCAATACCCAACTCCGTCTATTctctggtaagctgaagtccaggtggagtagCCCTTATACGGTAACGTTTGTTTCAAAATTTGGGTCAGTTGAGCTAGAAAACTCTGCAGGAGCCAGGTTTAAGGTAAATGGTCACCAAGTAAAGCATTACTATGGGACCAATGACTTTGTTGGAGTGGTCGAGTTGCTGTACTTTGACCCCATTTCTAAGCCTGGAAATTGA